GCCCTCTGTTGAAGGGTCTCGCGGAAGCAAAGCACAACGAGGATGCGGCCGGGCACAAATTGGTTGAAGCACATCTGCAGCCGATGGCCCAAGTTGGGCAGGCAAAACGGGTAACGGTGCCCAATACAGCGTGCAGCTGCACCGGCATACGCGTCTGGCGTTGGCATGACCACCTGCGACACGTAGCCTCCCCACGTTACCATGCTAACCACCATCTTTGTGTCCACATATAGCGGGGCCTGCACCACACACATGCCATATTAGTAGTGTGATTTCTGTCAATTAATTAATCTCATTATATACTAAGTACGAGTAGAAGCTAAAGGAATCCTAACCATGCCGACTATAGCGTTAGTATCACGGCCTATATGCACGATGGGTATGAGTTGAGGAAGtagtttttattatacttgcTAAAACATCGTGGGAATGAAGCTAAAGGCAACTTTCTTGATATTGTGAAAGAATTTCTTAAGTGCATCATCTAAATATTGATAATTTTATAATAGATGTTTAGTTGGAACATCGCTTAGTTTGTTACATGGACATGTCGTTAATTTATCTTTTTTGTTATCAATTTACATTGCAAAAATGGACTTTAATTATTCAATAATTATTTTTGTGTTATATTGTTTGTACATATGAAATTTAACATGTAACTTTTGCAAACTATTTCaagagcccgtggcaacgcacagGCACTCTACTAGTTAGTAGTGTGATTTCTGTCAATTAATTAATCTCATTATATACTAAGTACGAGTAGAAGCTAAAGGAATCCTAACCATGCCGACTATAGCGTTAGTATCACGGCCTATATGCATGCCAAGAGGTATATACATAAACTAGGGACCACGATATCCACCTAATGTTCGGTCTGGAGACCTTCCTCAAGCCGAACCAAAGGTTCGGCACGGGAGAAGCGATCAATCGAAcaaaatcattcgatgcgatctGCCTGTAGCCCGAACCCCCGAGGCCCTGACATCACAACTAGATGCCCAAGCCGAACCAAAGGTTCTTCAAGGGAGAAGCAATCAATCACACAAAATCATTTGATGCGATCTGCTTGTAGCCCGAACCCCCGTGGCCGTGACATCGCAACTagatgcccccccccccccccaaaaaaaagaaagCCTAGTTTTCTACTAATCCAAAAGCCATAGCTAGTACTTAGACATGACTTTAAGTTCGTAAAACAAAATACAAATGAAAACCAATGATTTGTATATAAAAAACCGTCAAGTTCAACATGAATTTGATAAAAAAAAGGCTTAAAACAATATATTTTTTAAAGGCACTTAGAGTAGAAAAAATGTCATGCATGAAAATTTACAAAAAATTGTCATCAAACTTAGTTTCCATTGTGCTTCATGATATGATGCAAAAAAGGAGGAACGAAAATTGTAAAAAAAGAGTGCCATGATAACAAAATTGCCATAGTGTGTTCAAATTTACTATGTCGTTCAAAAAAATTTGAAATGTGCCATggtgcaaaaaataaaaattctGACGCTATGAAAATAAATTGCCAGTAAAATAAAATAGAATTGCCATGATAGATAACAGAAAACAAGATACCATGGGTTGTTTTTAGTAACATTTGCCATGGTTCAAAGAAAAAATTGACATGGTCGATGAAAAAATAAATATGCCACCATATTTAAAAGCAAAAGATGACATACTCAAGATTTTCTTTTCAATGGCTGAAAAAATAGTCATGGCAATTTGCTTTTGTACAAGGTGGCAATTTTTTTAATTAAAGAGTACCATTTTTtagtaataattgccatgtttcACAAAGTAAATTTACCATGGTCCATGGAAAAGATTCTTCATGAACGATGGAAAAGTACATTTGCCATGGATGTAAAGTACATTTGTCACGGAAAAAAAGGATGAGTTTATTTTGCGGGGAAATAAAAGGATGAAGTTGCCATGGGAAAGTTAAAAAGTAAATTTATAATGAGTGATAAAAAGTAAGTTTGCCATGGAGAATATAGTAAAATATGCCATGGCAAAACAAAGTAAAAATTTCCATTTAGTTAAAAGTGAAGTTTTCATGGCAAAGAAAGAGTaaaaaaattgccatggcaaaagTAGAGTAAAAATTTGCCGTGAAAAATGAAGTAAATTTCCAGGTCAAAATAAAGTAAAATTTTGACATGTAAATTGCCTTGGCAAAAATAGAGTAGAAGTTTCCATGGGAAAGAGAGTAAAAATTTTCTATTTAAAATGAagtaaatttgccatggcaataaaAGTAAATTTACCATGCTACAAAAGTAATTTTTACATGTTCTTAAAAGGTAAAATGTTATCAAGATCAAAATTTCCTACATTTGTCATGGGACTATTCTAAGAAAATGTTTCAAATTTTGCTATAATGTATGAGACACACTTCACCATGGTATGCTTAGTGAACTAGAACTTGTAGGGGTATattaaaaataagaagaaaaaattACCATAACATATGCATATATTAAGAACTGTAATTGTATTCTTATTATAATTTTCATGATTTATTTAAGAAAAAAAATGCCATGAATAAAAAATAAATTTTTCCATGATACGATTTATTTTCCATGGAACATGAATTTAACTTGCCAGGGTCCATAAATTAAGTTTGTCATGGTCGACAAAGTAATTTTGCCATGTTAGAGTAATTAAAAAATATACTACAAATGATTCTTTAGTAATATTGCGGTGGCACATGAAGTAATATTGCCAGGTGTGGGAAAAGGAATTTTCCATGGTCAATGAAttaaatttgccatgatattaaaAATGAAATTTTCATGGCGCATGAAGTAAATTTGCCATCATAATAAAAATGAAATTGCCATGGTGCATGAAGTAAATTTGCCTACATTTCGCATATGACCATTACAAACAATTATCTAAAATCTGCCATGGTTTTTAACACACAGTGATCTCAAAATTGCCTTGTGAATGAACAAAAATAATCCAAATTTACCATGGCACCACTATACGACATGTTAATTGACATGGAAAAAGTGCCAAGGTGTGGGAATTCTCAAAGAAGTACAATAGCAAAACAATTCTCTTAAAGTTACCATGATTAATCTGGTCATCGTCAACCTACAAGTTGAATGGAAAAAAAATCCATGGTATGAAATAAATTTGCCATGCTACAAAGTAAGTTTCCCTTGTTCTTAAAAAGGCAAAGTGTTAGGAAGAGCAAAATTTCAGAATAACAATTAGCCATGGTATTGGCAAAGGGCTAATTTGACACGATCTACATTACTACATACTAAGAATCACCATACTGTTGTAAAAACTGGCTACATGGCTAAATTTGCCATGATCATTGATTCATGTGTGTGTAGATCTTTTTCTCTCCTACAAAATTTCGGACAATGTGCAGCCATATGAAAGCCAATGTGTAAAAAAGCCATTTTCCGCACCATTTCTGTGAATGTACAGACATACGAAAGCCGACGTGTAAAATTAGCCATTTCCGCTACAAAATTCCAGCGTAAACCCATTTCTGCACCAGGCTAGGAAACTAAAAAGGTGGTGTAGGAAACGGTACCTAAATCGCCAAACATCAACCATTGCAGCGTCCCATGCCCATGCTAGCACTAAACCGCAACAAACATACTTCGTTAATGGATCCTAccattttatttgatttttaagTTCAATGCTTCATGATGGCCATAGTTGCATCAGTTTAGAACATGTAGGGAGAAAAACAGTAAGTGCATCTCCAACAGCCACGCTATATAAGTGTCGCGCTGAAAATTTTTGGTTTTTTGCGCGCGCGCAACCGCTCCGGGAGCTCCAGCTCCAGTAGGTTATTATTGTACaagtaggttacagttggacttatagttgtattgtgtttagataggatatggagtcgtgtccaaGTAGGGCGGTAACTCCGTGCTAACTCCTGCGGCAGCAACTGCATAGGCACGCAGGGGGGAGCCGGCGTCGTGTGCCGGAGCCCAGGCGGCCAGGGTGTGttattgtagcggtgtcatggggaggagcgcccgtagtcaggccccggggatgtagccatgaTGAATCTCGTTAACAAATCTCAGTGTCGTGcccgtgtgattgcttggtctcGATATATCGACTGTTGCCTTGGATTTATTTTAACACTCTCGAGGTCGCCGCGAGACCTGCTATCGGTGCACACGGCTGAGGCGCTGGTCGTCGGGCGGAGCAGGGAGCGGGCACGGCATGCGGCGGAGGCATGGAGAGGGTGCGACGAGCCATGGAGGCAGAGAGCGGCACGTGAGATAAGGAAAACGCTCGTCGGAAAATGATGACGAGCACTTGTATTGTTCCGAGATTCATGCTAACTGATCCACTCGTGAAAACAAGCGTTCAGGGTGAGACGCCAGAAACCTGACGTTGGCGCGGTGTCATACTACACCTATGAAAATTTATTTACTGATTTAACGTAATCAGCCAGGAGAAGGATTTGGATTAGAGACTGGGGGAGGGAGGGAGAGTTTGTTAGAAACCTGACACTGCACATCGATTCCTTTGCCCGTGTATTCAACGTAGAGGCTCCTGGAGAACTGAGCAACGTACCTGCTCCAGATATATACACATGCAGAAAAAGCAAGCTTGTCACTCTCAGTGGCTATTGTGCTCTATATGGACCAGCAAAACGGACATAGTAAAATAGGAGTATTACGTACTGTTTGCTGGCGCCATAGACGGAGTAGAGCGGGTAGGAGGGCAGCGCCTCCGCGGCGCCGGAGCCGATGTTGACGATGGCgcccctcccccgctccaccatGCCGGGCAGCACGGCCGCTGTCACCTCCGTCATCGCCCACAGGTTCACCCGTACCATCCTCACCCACGCCTCCGCATCGGCCTCGTGCAGGTAAACCGCGCCTGGCTTCGCCACCCCGGCGTTGTTCACCAGCACCCCCACCTCCAACCCCGCCACCGCCTCCCGGAGCCGCCCCATCGCCTCGTCCCCTGCCAGAAAACGCGACCGATCAGCACGGCCTTGGTCGAACTGCACGATCTTGGTGTGTGAGTCATGCACTGGTGCTGCACCTTGAGGAGTGGAGACGAGGGAGAAGTCAAACTGCACGGTCTTGGTCAGCACGCCGTGTGCACTGGAGACGGTATCGGAGACGTCCTGGAGCGCGGCGGGATCGCGGCCGACGAGCACGAGGTTGAGGCCGCGCCGCGCGAGCTCCACGGCCATGGAGCGGCCGATGCCGGACGTCGGTCCGGTGACGACGGCCCACGCCCCGTAGCTGCGGCGGAGGTCCTTGGGCTGGCACAGGCAGAGCGCGAGGCCAGAGATGTGGAAGAGGCGGCACGCGAAGGCGGCGACGTAGAGGGCGCCGAGGATGGCCAGCGAGAAGAACCATGGCTCCGGCTGCCGGAGGCACGCGTCGGTGTCCATctccactctctctctctctctctctctctctctctctctctctctctctctttcttcctTCGCTGCGTGTGCTAGTTAAGTGCGTGTCGCGGATTTAAATTCTAGGCCCATTCCCCGGCAGCCAATCAGGTGCCAGGGCCACGTCGGTGGTGCTCGTGGTGCGCGCGGCCCACGggctcgtggtcgtggtcgaggGGCATGGGACCAATCCCCTTGGGTTAGATCAACAGTCATCAACTTGTGCGGTTTGCATTCATAATTTTCATTAATTTGCAATGGGGTCCGTCTACGTCCACAAGCCCTATTTTGTTGACCCATTCTTTtacgttgtactccctccgtccagaaatacttgtcatagaaatagatgtatctagacgtattttagttatagatacatctatttccatccatttctgcgacaagtaattccggacgaagggagtagcttagaacatctctagcagaccccgcaaaataCCAACCCGCATAAGTCATTTGCAGTTCGCGGAAAAGTGCATAGGCAGTCCAGCGCGGGCGAGGTCAGATTCAGACCCCGCAAAATAGACCCGTAAAAAAGGATATTCGGTgaatatgcttttttacgggtcggctACGCGGGGTCTGCTCGGGCACCGCGTCGACCCGCAAACTGAAGACGCCCAATTATCGAAATTGTCATCGGTTCCGACAAATAAGTTCATATTCAAACAATAGAACAAAGTTCACGCGCAAATAAAAGCTTAAGTTTTATAGGACAAACGCAAAAGAGGGTCTTGCAAAAGTGACGACCACATCCGGCATCATCTTGGTCGATCTTCACTCCGCGCCATCGAGTCCATGGAGTTCATCAGAACCACCGAATCCACCTCCGGCGCTTGTTCCAACTCCCGCACCGAAATCATCGACATTGGTACCAAACCCCGCTGAGAAAACATCTCCGACACTGTAGCACGCACTGGCCGACGCAACCATTCtcctcttcaagatttctcttcatGCCATTTTTTGGTGAGGTCATCCATGTCATTGCGGTTCATTGTCATGATCTTGTTCTCTTCGGCGAGCAACTTGGGCATGGCTTTGTTTTCAGCGGCACGTGCTCTCCTCTCCTTAATGGCCGCTTTGCGCAGCTCCTCTTCCTTGAGCAATTGCCATTTTTCTTGCTTCTCCTTTGCTTTCTTCTCGGCCAACTCTTTCTTGATCTCCAACGACTTAAGTAACATCAACTCATTTGATTGCACCATGGCATCAATCTTCTCCCTCAAGCTCGACACTTCGTGCtctctcttcatcttctccttaGTCTTCTTGTCGCCATCGGGCTTGGTCAAGTTTTTTgggccatcatcatcctcatcttcatccatgtttgtaagtgaaCCTCTCTTCGGTGGGGATTTTTTCTCAATCAACTTCCACTTCTCGCACCCTTTGAGCAAGTCCCAACAATGCTCTAGTTTGAAGAATTTGCATTCCGAAGCTTCCATGTCTTTGTATCTTTGTTGGGAAATTTTGTCCTACATAATTTGAACAAGTCAAATGATGCAATCATTTCATATGATGCAATATGATGTGCAAAACAATGCTCTAGTTTGAACAAAGTAAAAACGAACTCACATAGTCAGATTTCACGGTTCCACTTGCTCCAAACAAGCTGCCCAACGGCTGCAAATAGGCTTGATCACATCCCAACGCCCTTGAAGCGGCTGAAAGGTGCGTGGAGTCCTATTGGGATACTTTGCCATCATGCGGAAGTATTGATCTTTGATCCTTTGCCAATACCTCTTCGCGGTTTGAGAAGTACCCGTGCATGCATCAAGAGACACCGCACTCCGTGCCTTGATCAAGATTTGATCttccaagatcgtgtagttcttcGATCTCTAGCTTTTTCCACTTTTTGTTTGCGATTGCTCATACGCCCCCTCATCGATCTCCTCCACTTCTTCCTCACCACCATGATGCGGCGAACGAGGCTTGACCGATGTCAACGACGTTTGTGTCCAACAAGTTCACGAACTCGGCAGTTGCACTGTTCGAACCACCGCTATATTGAACAACAACAAGTCACGAGCTATCGCAAATGGCGAAAAGCAAAGAATATTGCCATGACCGAAGACGCATACCTTCCGGCCATTTCGTCAAACACCTCGCCTGCGGTGGGAGCAGCACCGTTGAGTGGCATCGCCGGGGAACCTCTTTCCGGTGCAGAGGGAGTGGATGAAGGAGGGGGCTTCTTTGTAGCCGGAATCCTCTTCTGCTTTCCGTCGGAGACCTTGCCGACcttctccgccgccggccgggTCCGCGCAGCTGCATTGGCGCCCGGAGCGCGGGGCTTCGCGGCAGGGGCAGCCGGATTCCCGCCATGCACGACCAGGTTGCCCTGCCGCTTGCGGGCAGGCGCAGTGGTGCCTTGGGCGACGGCGGGGCCAACATGGCCGACGACAAGATTCGCCCGAGGGGATTGAGCGTGCGCGACCTCGACGGTGACGGGGAACAGCAG
This sequence is a window from Aegilops tauschii subsp. strangulata cultivar AL8/78 chromosome 7, Aet v6.0, whole genome shotgun sequence. Protein-coding genes within it:
- the LOC109771085 gene encoding very-long-chain 3-oxoacyl-CoA reductase 1 — protein: MDTDACLRQPEPWFFSLAILGALYVAAFACRLFHISGLALCLCQPKDLRRSYGAWAVVTGPTSGIGRSMAVELARRGLNLVLVGRDPAALQDVSDTVSSAHGVLTKTVQFDFSLVSTPQGDEAMGRLREAVAGLEVGVLVNNAGVAKPGAVYLHEADAEAWVRMVRVNLWAMTEVTAAVLPGMVERGRGAIVNIGSGAAEALPSYPLYSVYGASKQYVAQFSRSLYVEYTGKGIDVQCQAPLYVDTKMVVSMVTWGGYVSQVVMPTPDAYAGAAARCIGHRYPFCLPNLGHRLQMCFNQFVPGRILVVLCFRETLQQRAMHLPRS